One Candidatus Zymogenaceae bacterium genomic region harbors:
- a CDS encoding elongation factor Tu: MEKELRFAIREGGRTVGAGVISEITE; the protein is encoded by the coding sequence GATGGAGAAGGAGCTTCGGTTCGCCATTCGCGAGGGCGGCCGTACCGTCGGCGCCGGTGTTATCAGCGAAATAACGGAATAG
- the rpmG gene encoding 50S ribosomal protein L33, with amino-acid sequence MMRDIITLACSECKRRNYTTTKNKKRTPDKLEFKKYCRFCRSHTLHKETK; translated from the coding sequence ATTATGAGGGATATAATCACACTTGCCTGTTCCGAGTGTAAGCGGAGAAACTACACTACGACGAAGAACAAAAAGCGCACACCGGACAAGCTCGAGTTTAAGAAATATTGTCGTTTCTGCAGGTCGCACACGCTGCATAAAGAGACAAAGTAA